In Lycium ferocissimum isolate CSIRO_LF1 chromosome 7, AGI_CSIRO_Lferr_CH_V1, whole genome shotgun sequence, the sequence TGACTTTATGGTACATATGTTTTAGTTAAGCCAGcatgattttttcttttcaaaactcTCAACTTTGTAATTGATTGTTGGATGAAAGtctttccttttatgtatatgtgatgaCACTATATAGCTACTATCAAAGTACTTATAAGGGAGGGGAGTGGTATTACCAAACCGTTAGTAGCAAACTTGAGGAGATAGACGGACACAACGGATCCAAGTAATTGAGCAATCCAATACAAAATACTTCTGAAAAAAGTAATGTGACCTCCCACAAAGGCACCAAAAGTGACAGCAGGGTTCACATGACCTCCAGATATGTTTGCTCCAATTGAAACTGCTGCAAAAAGAGCAAATCCATGGGATAACGATGCGGTGATCAGCCCGGTAGCCGGTCCGCCAGTCGTGATCATCTTGGCTGTAAACCATACCAATGTTGTGTTAAATCATTACCAATACCTAGAGACGTAAAGAAACGTTTACTTGATTATCAAGTCACCTAAAAAATAACTACATGTATCTGTTCATAATAATAAGTAGAATcaataacttaaaaaataagGTAAGTAACTTGTTATAACAAATAGAATTATACTAATTAAAAGTGTATGAACTCATTAGCACATATACATTAAATCCCAACACAAAATTTacaatcatcaatatataatcaACTTATTATGCCCAATACCAAACTCGTTCGACTTACAGAATACCAAAGCACAGCCTTCAGCCGGAAAAACAAAAGTAATCGTGCAAATTAATTCAGCTATAGCAGCCTTAATGGCATCAACCTTGGTAAACTCATCCAAATTTCCAATAGCCATTGTTGGAATCGGCATTTTTCtaggaagaaaaaaaggttTATGAGTTAACTTCTTGGagtatttcttttttctatctCTTGTTGCATGCTTTGTTTCCAAATAAGCCACTTTATATAGTGGGATTAAGAACATGAGTATACTCAAAGTTATTTGTCACGTTCTTCTCTAAGGGCCAGCCTTGCACGTTGAATTAAAAAAGTCAGCCCTCCAAACCTGTTCAGATGATGCCACGTGTACATGAAGTGAATTCTAGCCGCAGAAATTGGATGATGAAAGAAAAAGTCTCATAATTAGCATCGATGATGAGACCATTGATGAACTTATCGTGAATAGTCGTGGGTGAATTATTACTTCTATATATTATGCAACAAACTCCATATAAAAGATATTTTATGATAAGTAATTATTGAGTTAATGCATATATCGACTCTGAATAAATATTTTCAGGTAAAAGTATTATGTAATCAAGAGATTTTTACATTTTGTTTAAAAGCAACTTcgcaatttttatatataatgcATTTCGAAATGACAAAACACATCGTGGGTGTTTCGTTAAAACAGGAAGAGGCTCCCCTCCAGTAGGCTTTGTGTCCACTTTGTCCATTTTAGTCCTAATCTAGTTACACCTGTACGCGATTAAATCGAAGGGTCAAAATATGCTTAACTAAAATACCTCCTAAACCATGATTACAGTTAAAACTAAGAGTTATATGGCAAGATGAAACATCCGAAAATATTGTTGTGGATATTTCTTTCCGGAAAAAGATTGGAAGATTTTGATGCACTCTTTAGTTTAACTATTggattaaattaatttaaaattttaaaattaaaatttataagttcAAAAACTATACAGAAATTATtataagttgtaattttttttcatatcgaTATGATGAAAACATACATCTTAAGTTGTTAGTCAAAGTTTATgtagtttgactctcgaaagaTAAAACGTGAAAGGTATTTTGAAATGACgataatatttaatttgaatGAGCTTGGGATTTGGAGGTGGAAATTTATCATTTCTAGAGACTTGACTTGAACAATGAccataattaaacaaaaaaccatgaaaataattaaaataaaaataaaagagagaacTGTTCGcacagaaaaaggaaaaaactagCTGATCGCAACAATATTTTTGGCCTACAAATATGCTGCCAATAAGGAAAGAACAAAATAAGATCTCTTGTT encodes:
- the LOC132065706 gene encoding aquaporin TIP1-3-like; the protein is MPIPTMAIGNLDEFTKVDAIKAAIAELICTITFVFPAEGCALVFSKMITTGGPATGLITASLSHGFALFAAVSIGANISGGHVNPAVTFGAFVGGHITFFRSILYWIAQLLGSVVSVYLLKFATNGLEVSPYPPTLPWNAVIFEIVMTFLLVYTYYATSFDPKKGNMGVISPIAIGLIVAANILSGGALFGAAMNPAIAFGQALISWTWTHHWVYWLGNFIGATIAALVYQTIFIGQNNDHEQLPITEF